One stretch of Caldinitratiruptor microaerophilus DNA includes these proteins:
- a CDS encoding thiamine pyrophosphate-dependent enzyme, whose product MAVAERKVVPAQKVDFKTGNEMAALAAAHINFHLMGYYPITPSTEIAEFLDEMKVEGQHDIVMIPGDGEHGAAGICYGATTGGARVFNATSANGYLYAIEQMPVQSGTRLPMVLDLVTRSVSGPLDIRGDHSDLYYALNTGWIILMARDPQAVYDFNIVAVRLGEHPDVRLPVVVAYDGFFTSHQKRRVHYFEDPQVVRDWIGPQPEGFPHALDPRHPVTIGPYMNDPDLINNKYQLHLAMKSALRVLPEIFADYAAVSGRHYPLVDLYRMEDAEVAVFLLGSAADTAKDVCDRLREEGHKVGVISPNVLRPFPVDEVRQALARVKAVVVGERADVYGADGGPMTHEVKSALLDLPGNRALVLSRIYGLGGKDFYPDDAREFFRLGLEVARQGDFGSIPRFDYHGVTEVTPNSPTAIVVEPLKPEQLQSPVRVEEKDGELKVTVPPPRKMMEMPKRIAPGHGACPGCGIFPALDQFFRALSGDVVVLFQTGCAMVVTTGYPYSAHRVTYVHNLFQNGAPTLSGLVEVFHEKQRRGELPAGDDITFVMVTGDGGMDIGMGSALGTAIRNHKMIILEYDNQGYMNTGAQLSYATPLGHKTATSNVGPQAFGKAFHHKDTPQIMAATNIPYVFTAVEAHPQDVWRKAAKAQWYAKHEGLVYGKMLITCPLNWQSEERLGTKILAAAVDSCFFPLYEVERGKTRITYDPEARGKKVPVEEWLKLMGKTKHLLRPEYKEVTAALQAEVDRRWRRLKAKHEHPEL is encoded by the coding sequence ATGGCCGTAGCGGAGCGTAAGGTCGTACCCGCACAGAAGGTCGACTTCAAGACCGGGAACGAGATGGCGGCTCTGGCCGCTGCCCATATCAACTTCCACCTGATGGGGTACTATCCCATCACCCCGTCGACGGAGATCGCCGAGTTCCTTGACGAGATGAAGGTCGAGGGCCAGCACGACATCGTGATGATCCCCGGCGACGGCGAGCACGGCGCCGCCGGCATCTGCTACGGGGCCACGACCGGCGGTGCCCGGGTGTTCAACGCCACGTCGGCCAACGGGTACCTGTACGCGATCGAGCAGATGCCCGTGCAGTCGGGCACCCGGCTGCCGATGGTCCTCGACCTGGTGACCCGGTCCGTGAGCGGTCCGCTCGACATCCGGGGTGACCACAGCGACCTGTACTACGCCCTGAACACGGGCTGGATCATCCTCATGGCGCGGGACCCGCAGGCGGTGTACGACTTCAACATCGTGGCCGTGCGCCTGGGGGAGCATCCGGACGTGCGGCTCCCGGTCGTCGTCGCCTACGACGGCTTCTTCACGAGCCACCAGAAGCGGCGCGTGCACTACTTCGAGGACCCGCAGGTGGTGCGGGACTGGATCGGTCCGCAGCCGGAGGGGTTCCCGCACGCGCTCGACCCGCGGCACCCGGTGACGATCGGTCCTTACATGAACGATCCGGATCTCATCAACAACAAGTACCAGCTGCACCTGGCGATGAAGAGCGCCCTGCGGGTGCTGCCGGAGATCTTCGCGGACTACGCCGCCGTATCCGGGCGTCACTACCCGCTGGTCGACCTCTACCGGATGGAGGACGCCGAGGTCGCCGTGTTCCTCCTGGGCTCGGCGGCGGACACGGCCAAGGACGTCTGTGACCGGCTGCGCGAAGAAGGCCACAAGGTGGGCGTGATCAGCCCCAACGTGCTGCGGCCCTTCCCGGTCGACGAGGTGCGGCAAGCCCTGGCCCGCGTGAAGGCGGTCGTCGTGGGCGAGCGCGCGGACGTCTACGGGGCCGATGGTGGCCCCATGACGCACGAGGTCAAGTCGGCCCTGCTCGACCTGCCCGGGAACCGGGCGCTGGTCCTGAGCCGCATCTACGGTCTCGGCGGAAAGGATTTCTATCCCGACGACGCCCGGGAGTTCTTCCGCCTGGGCCTGGAGGTGGCCCGCCAGGGTGACTTCGGCTCGATCCCGCGCTTCGACTACCACGGCGTGACCGAGGTGACGCCGAACAGCCCGACCGCCATCGTGGTGGAGCCGCTCAAGCCCGAACAGCTGCAGAGCCCCGTCCGGGTGGAGGAGAAGGACGGCGAGCTGAAGGTCACCGTCCCCCCGCCCCGGAAGATGATGGAGATGCCCAAGCGCATCGCCCCGGGCCACGGCGCCTGCCCCGGGTGCGGCATCTTCCCGGCCCTGGACCAGTTCTTCCGGGCCCTCTCCGGCGACGTGGTGGTGCTGTTCCAGACGGGCTGCGCGATGGTCGTCACGACCGGCTACCCGTACAGTGCGCACCGCGTGACCTACGTCCACAATCTCTTCCAGAACGGCGCCCCCACGCTCTCGGGGCTCGTGGAGGTGTTCCACGAGAAGCAGCGGCGGGGCGAGCTGCCGGCCGGCGACGACATCACCTTCGTGATGGTGACGGGCGACGGCGGCATGGACATCGGCATGGGCTCGGCCCTGGGCACGGCGATCCGGAACCACAAGATGATCATCCTCGAGTACGACAACCAGGGCTACATGAACACCGGCGCCCAGCTGTCGTACGCCACGCCGCTCGGGCACAAGACCGCCACCTCGAACGTGGGCCCCCAGGCCTTCGGCAAGGCCTTCCACCACAAGGACACGCCCCAGATCATGGCGGCGACGAACATCCCCTACGTCTTCACCGCCGTGGAGGCCCACCCGCAGGACGTCTGGCGCAAGGCGGCCAAGGCGCAGTGGTATGCCAAGCACGAGGGCCTCGTCTACGGCAAGATGCTCATCACCTGCCCGCTCAACTGGCAGAGCGAGGAGCGCCTGGGGACCAAGATCCTGGCGGCCGCCGTCGACTCGTGCTTCTTCCCGCTCTACGAGGTCGAGCGCGGCAAGACCCGCATCACCTACGACCCGGAGGCCCGGGGCAAGAAGGTGCCCGTCGAGGAGTGGCTGAAGCTCATGGGCAAGACGAAGCACCTTCTCCGTCCCGAGTACAAGGAAGTCACCGCGGCGCTCCAGGCCGAGGTCGACCGCCGCTGGCGGCGCCTCAAGGCGAAGCACGAGCACCCCGAGCTGTAG
- a CDS encoding DnaD domain-containing protein: protein MARVDLALALLKRGFVSFPRLLIDHAGPLELGYDELGKLLVFLSEPEVHHPEPIPGVDFRIRMGTSPDRYRNLRERLMEFADLGLVFYRESPDGTELVFNFQPMFERLEALVRDHEALEAEEAAGLAAGVPAAGIGAEVPDAEVPAAPSPASTSFLEQVRLHAPILRWAEQRLGRPLGDREVADILDWINTYGFDDRVVRAIIDEGLERGITRFSYLNQIARRWHEDGIRTLDEAEAERAEYRKVMARWGRVVNRLGLGRRLTRAEQQLLEKWSKDWGLPDEVILRACDETVYAREPNFAYLDRVLASWHAQGVRTVADAERVLQQHRRSRAHGRPAAEREGPPARSNVFLSGKSRDDIDYEQLYRRPGR from the coding sequence GTGGCGAGGGTGGACCTGGCGCTGGCCCTGCTGAAGCGGGGGTTCGTCAGTTTTCCGCGGCTTCTCATCGACCACGCAGGCCCGCTGGAACTGGGCTACGACGAGCTGGGCAAGCTCCTGGTGTTCCTGAGCGAGCCGGAGGTGCACCACCCGGAGCCCATCCCCGGGGTCGACTTCCGGATCCGGATGGGCACGAGCCCCGACCGGTACCGCAACCTGCGGGAGCGCCTCATGGAGTTCGCCGACCTGGGTCTCGTGTTCTACCGGGAGAGCCCCGACGGTACGGAACTGGTCTTCAACTTTCAGCCCATGTTCGAGCGGCTCGAGGCCCTGGTCCGGGACCACGAGGCCCTGGAGGCGGAGGAGGCCGCCGGTCTCGCCGCCGGCGTGCCGGCGGCGGGCATCGGAGCGGAGGTCCCGGATGCGGAGGTTCCTGCCGCCCCGTCCCCGGCGTCCACCAGCTTCCTCGAGCAGGTGCGCCTCCACGCGCCGATCCTCCGCTGGGCCGAGCAGCGCCTGGGCCGTCCCCTCGGCGACCGCGAGGTGGCGGACATCCTCGACTGGATCAACACCTACGGGTTCGACGACCGGGTGGTGCGGGCCATCATCGACGAAGGCCTGGAGCGGGGGATCACCCGGTTCAGCTACCTCAACCAGATCGCCCGGCGCTGGCACGAGGACGGCATCCGCACGCTCGACGAGGCCGAGGCGGAGCGCGCGGAGTACCGCAAGGTCATGGCCCGCTGGGGCCGGGTGGTGAACCGGCTCGGGCTGGGGCGCCGCCTCACCCGGGCCGAACAGCAGCTCCTGGAGAAGTGGAGCAAGGACTGGGGCCTGCCCGACGAGGTCATCCTGCGAGCGTGCGACGAGACGGTGTACGCCCGGGAGCCGAACTTCGCCTACCTGGACCGGGTGCTCGCCTCCTGGCACGCGCAGGGGGTCCGGACCGTCGCCGACGCGGAACGCGTCCTCCAGCAGCACCGGCGCAGCCGCGCGCACGGCCGGCCTGCCGCCGAACGGGAGGGCCCCCCGGCGCGGTCCAACGTGTTCCTGAGCGGCAAGTCCAGGGACGACATCGACTATGAACAGCTTTACCGCCGACCTGGCCGCTGA
- a CDS encoding ATP-binding protein produces the protein MNSFTADLAAERMRRRQERIRRLRAERDEREAELVRRIPRLAELQAELAQIGLAMARAVLRGPGSGVGGADPADLARRGQALTAERDALLRAHGADPHDLEVWWDCPDCQDTGWIRPQVAPGQESVAPPQKCHCLIREEIEDLYRLSGLTPAMREHVFERFDLTVYPPEDRDYMAWVREECRRAAGAIAAGEAAPNLLLEGGVGLGKTFLAAAMANAVLARGRLAVYFTFPEFLDVLRRARFDEEALAALVGRALEADLLVLDDLGAEKLSEFVAQELFNILNRRVAAGRPLVIATNLDLRELRQYYGERIESRIVGHFEAIRLRGQDVRLVLKQRQLRAVREGRPGRGREGA, from the coding sequence ATGAACAGCTTTACCGCCGACCTGGCCGCTGAGCGCATGCGGCGCCGGCAGGAGCGGATCCGCCGGCTCCGGGCGGAGCGCGACGAGCGGGAGGCCGAGCTCGTCCGCCGGATCCCCCGCCTGGCGGAACTTCAGGCGGAGCTGGCGCAGATCGGCCTGGCGATGGCGCGGGCGGTCCTGAGAGGCCCGGGTTCCGGGGTCGGTGGGGCGGACCCTGCGGACCTCGCCCGCCGGGGGCAGGCCCTGACGGCCGAGCGCGACGCCCTGCTGCGCGCGCACGGCGCCGATCCCCACGACCTCGAGGTGTGGTGGGACTGCCCGGATTGTCAGGATACGGGCTGGATCCGCCCGCAGGTGGCGCCCGGGCAGGAGTCGGTCGCCCCGCCGCAGAAGTGTCATTGCCTCATCCGTGAGGAGATCGAGGACCTGTACCGCCTCTCGGGCCTGACGCCGGCCATGCGGGAGCACGTGTTCGAGCGCTTCGACCTCACGGTCTACCCTCCTGAGGACCGGGACTACATGGCGTGGGTGCGGGAGGAGTGCCGCCGGGCCGCCGGGGCGATCGCCGCGGGCGAAGCGGCGCCGAACCTCCTCCTGGAGGGCGGGGTCGGGCTCGGCAAGACCTTTCTCGCCGCGGCCATGGCGAACGCGGTCCTCGCCCGCGGCCGCCTCGCCGTCTACTTCACGTTCCCGGAGTTCCTCGACGTCCTGCGCAGGGCTCGGTTCGACGAGGAGGCGCTCGCGGCGCTGGTCGGCCGGGCGCTGGAAGCCGACCTTCTCGTCCTCGACGACCTCGGCGCCGAGAAGCTCTCCGAGTTCGTGGCCCAGGAACTGTTCAACATCCTCAACCGACGGGTTGCGGCGGGGCGACCGCTCGTGATCGCCACGAACCTCGACCTGCGCGAGCTGCGGCAATACTACGGGGAGCGGATCGAATCCCGGATCGTAGGCCACTTCGAGGCGATCCGGCTGCGCGGGCAGGACGTGCGGCTCGTCCTGAAGCAGCGGCAGCTGCGCGCCGTCCGGGAGGGCCGGCCGGGGCGGGGCAGGGAGGGAGCGTGA
- a CDS encoding aminotransferase class I/II-fold pyridoxal phosphate-dependent enzyme translates to MSLSKQDREQRRAPLHAAVTGYVRRAPAVFHVPGHRQGRAAPAALRRLLGSGLCADLTEAPGLDDLHAPSGAIERAHRLLARAFGAGASFFLVGGTTAGIQALLLAAGPPGSRVVVPRHSHRSVLAGLVLAGHEPVYVRPTYDPDLDLPLGVPPASVDQSLAACPEAVAVLAVHPTYHGVPAQVAELAAVAHRHGVPLLVDEAHGAHFAFHPALPEAALAAGADASVQSLHKTGGSLTQSSVLHLAAGSPLPPDRVRELLALVQSSSPSYLLMVSLDLARRHLALHGRARWERALETAARVRRAVGRIRGLRVPEVPGGDPTRIIVDVRGRKLSGPQAARALWRRGVAVELAGPGYVLLVVGPGTGRDDVARLLAALADLPEGRRAPQRLGEPPWPQVALPPRAALLGPRRRLPLRDARGEVAAEAVIPYPPGIPAVAPGEVLTPEVLEYLARLRRVGAHLQGAADPRLETIAVVDQGDACRPGS, encoded by the coding sequence GTGAGCCTGTCGAAGCAGGACCGGGAGCAGCGCCGCGCGCCGCTTCACGCCGCGGTCACCGGCTACGTGCGCCGGGCGCCGGCCGTGTTCCACGTGCCGGGGCACCGCCAGGGTCGGGCCGCGCCGGCAGCGCTCCGGCGCCTGCTCGGGTCCGGCCTCTGCGCCGACCTCACCGAGGCTCCGGGTCTTGACGATCTCCACGCGCCCTCCGGGGCCATCGAGCGGGCTCACCGTCTTCTGGCGCGCGCCTTCGGAGCCGGGGCGTCGTTCTTCCTGGTGGGCGGCACGACGGCGGGGATCCAGGCCCTGCTCCTGGCCGCCGGACCGCCGGGGTCCCGGGTGGTGGTGCCCCGCCACAGCCACCGCTCGGTCCTCGCGGGGCTGGTCCTCGCGGGCCACGAGCCTGTCTACGTGCGCCCCACCTACGACCCCGACCTCGACCTGCCGCTGGGCGTGCCTCCCGCGTCGGTCGACCAGTCCCTGGCGGCGTGCCCGGAGGCGGTCGCCGTGCTGGCGGTCCACCCGACCTACCACGGCGTCCCCGCGCAGGTGGCGGAGCTCGCGGCGGTCGCCCACCGCCACGGCGTGCCCCTCCTCGTCGACGAGGCCCACGGCGCCCACTTCGCCTTCCACCCGGCCCTGCCCGAAGCGGCCCTGGCGGCCGGGGCGGACGCGTCGGTGCAGAGCCTGCACAAGACGGGCGGTTCCCTCACGCAGTCGAGCGTCCTCCACCTGGCGGCCGGGTCGCCGCTGCCTCCGGACCGGGTCCGTGAACTGCTCGCGCTCGTGCAGTCGTCGAGCCCGTCCTACCTGCTGATGGTGAGCCTCGACCTGGCTCGGCGGCATCTGGCCCTGCACGGACGGGCACGCTGGGAACGGGCGCTGGAGACGGCGGCGCGGGTGCGGAGGGCGGTCGGGCGCATCCGCGGGTTGCGGGTGCCGGAGGTTCCGGGTGGCGACCCGACCCGCATCATCGTGGACGTGCGGGGCCGCAAGCTGTCCGGCCCGCAGGCGGCCCGGGCCCTGTGGCGGCGCGGCGTGGCGGTCGAGCTCGCCGGACCCGGCTACGTGCTGCTGGTGGTCGGCCCCGGTACGGGGAGGGATGACGTCGCCCGGCTCCTGGCGGCCCTGGCCGACCTGCCGGAAGGGCGACGCGCCCCGCAGCGGCTGGGCGAGCCGCCCTGGCCGCAGGTGGCCCTGCCGCCCCGGGCAGCGCTCTTGGGCCCCCGGCGCCGGCTGCCCCTGCGGGACGCCCGCGGGGAGGTGGCGGCCGAGGCCGTGATCCCTTACCCTCCCGGCATCCCGGCGGTTGCCCCCGGCGAGGTGCTCACCCCGGAGGTGCTGGAGTACCTGGCCCGCCTGCGGCGCGTGGGCGCGCACTTGCAGGGGGCTGCGGATCCCCGCCTGGAAACCATCGCGGTGGTGGACCAGGGGGACGCATGTCGCCCGGGGAGTTGA